A genome region from Bradyrhizobium sp. WSM1417 includes the following:
- a CDS encoding YicC/YloC family endoribonuclease, which translates to MALSSMTGFARSHGASGPYTFEWELKSVNAKGFDLRVRLPQGFDELEAHAKKRAAELLSRGTVYANLTVKRANAATSVRVNEDVLNAVLKAAAVIAGKVDAVAPSVDGLLAIKGVIEVAEPEGDEEEDKAARAAAADAFDKALAELVEMRKREGSSLGQILIQRVDEVEQLAKKAEAAPGRKPEAIKARLAEQIASLLDTSDRFDSDRLMQEAILIATRADIREELDRIASHIAQARELIGKGGPVGRKLDFLAQEFHREVNTCCSKSNDIELTNTGLAMKNVVEQFREQVQNLE; encoded by the coding sequence ATGGCGTTGTCGTCCATGACCGGCTTTGCCCGAAGCCACGGCGCGAGCGGGCCGTATACGTTCGAATGGGAATTGAAGTCGGTCAACGCCAAGGGCTTTGATCTCAGGGTACGGCTGCCGCAGGGGTTCGACGAGCTCGAGGCTCATGCCAAAAAGCGCGCCGCCGAGCTGCTCTCGCGAGGCACCGTCTACGCCAATCTGACCGTCAAGCGCGCCAATGCGGCCACCAGCGTCCGCGTCAATGAAGACGTGCTCAACGCCGTCCTCAAGGCCGCCGCCGTGATCGCCGGCAAGGTCGATGCGGTCGCGCCGAGCGTCGACGGGCTTTTGGCCATCAAGGGTGTCATTGAGGTCGCCGAGCCCGAAGGCGACGAGGAAGAGGACAAGGCCGCGCGCGCCGCCGCCGCGGACGCCTTCGACAAGGCGCTCGCCGAACTCGTCGAGATGCGCAAGCGTGAGGGGAGTTCGCTCGGGCAGATCCTGATCCAGCGCGTCGACGAAGTCGAGCAGCTGGCGAAGAAGGCCGAGGCCGCGCCTGGCCGCAAGCCCGAGGCAATCAAGGCCAGGCTCGCCGAGCAGATCGCGAGCCTGCTCGACACTTCCGACCGTTTCGATTCCGACCGCCTGATGCAGGAAGCGATCCTGATCGCGACCAGGGCCGACATCCGCGAGGAGCTCGACCGCATCGCCTCACACATCGCGCAGGCGCGCGAGCTGATCGGCAAGGGCGGCCCGGTCGGACGCAAGCTCGACTTCCTGGCGCAGGAATTTCACCGCGAGGTCAACACCTGTTGCTCGAAGTCGAACGACATCGAGCTGACCAATACGGGGCTCGCCATGAAGAACGTGGTCGAGCAGTTCCGCGAGCAGGTCCAGAATCTGGAGTGA
- the gmk gene encoding guanylate kinase yields MTSGGHGTDGVERRGLMFVLSSPSGAGKTTLSRMLIDRMPGLRMSVSATTRAMRPGEVDGRDYSFVDKATFEAMAKADQLLEWATVFDNSYGTPRAPVEAALSAGQDVLFDIDWQGTQQLREKARADVVSVFILPPSAADLEKRLHSRAQDSDEVIRKRMSRASHEMSHWAEYDYIVINHDVDEAFAEVQSILKAERLKRERQTGLVGFVRGLQGQLQG; encoded by the coding sequence ATGACGAGTGGCGGTCACGGGACTGACGGTGTCGAGCGGCGCGGATTGATGTTCGTGCTGTCCTCGCCGTCGGGCGCGGGCAAGACGACGCTGTCGCGTATGTTGATCGACCGTATGCCCGGCCTCCGAATGTCGGTGTCGGCGACCACGCGGGCGATGCGGCCGGGCGAGGTCGACGGCAGGGACTATTCGTTCGTCGACAAGGCCACCTTCGAGGCGATGGCGAAGGCCGACCAGCTGCTGGAATGGGCGACCGTGTTCGACAACAGTTACGGCACGCCGCGTGCGCCGGTTGAGGCGGCGCTGTCAGCCGGGCAGGACGTGCTGTTCGACATCGACTGGCAGGGCACGCAGCAGCTCCGAGAGAAGGCGCGCGCCGACGTTGTCAGCGTGTTCATCCTGCCGCCCTCGGCCGCCGATCTCGAGAAGCGGCTGCATTCGCGCGCGCAGGATTCCGACGAGGTGATCCGCAAGCGCATGAGCCGCGCCAGCCACGAGATGAGCCACTGGGCGGAGTACGACTACATCGTCATCAACCACGACGTTGACGAGGCCTTCGCCGAGGTGCAGTCGATCCTGAAGGCCGAACGCCTCAAGCGCGAGCGGCAGACCGGCCTCGTGGGCTTCGTGCGAGGTCTGCAAGGTCAGCTTCAAGGTTAG
- the mltG gene encoding endolytic transglycosylase MltG, with translation MSERPPISPRSPRAALEPEQVPPPPKRSDRARNPFVIVGNAIITLLLIAMIGAGGVYYYGRQVLEAPGPLKEDKIVNIPQRAGKRDIAETLNREGVTDVNPWAFIASVAALKASSDLKPGEYSFQKNASLRDVIATIVEGKVVQHAVTIPEGLTSEQIVARLSDNDIFTGSVRELPREGTLLPETYKFPRGTPRDQVIQRMQQAHKRVLTEIWERRNQDIPVKSPEQLVTLASIVEKETGKPDERSRVAAVFVNRLKQRIKLQSDPTIIYGLVGGKGTLGRPIKRSEITQPSPYNTYVIEGLPPGPISNPGRASLEAAANPARTRDLYFVADGTGGHSFTETYDAHQKNVAKLRAMEKQIQNDTVEPAEDAQAPAAAAPGAADTPTATTPARPNQQKKPPAARPAGPPPARQGAVQASPPVVQR, from the coding sequence ATGAGTGAAAGGCCGCCCATTTCGCCCCGGAGTCCGCGGGCAGCGCTCGAGCCCGAACAGGTCCCGCCGCCGCCGAAGCGATCGGACCGCGCGCGCAATCCCTTCGTGATCGTCGGCAACGCCATCATCACCCTGCTGCTGATTGCGATGATCGGTGCGGGCGGCGTGTACTATTACGGCCGACAGGTGCTCGAGGCGCCGGGACCGCTGAAGGAAGACAAGATCGTCAACATCCCGCAGCGCGCCGGCAAGCGCGACATCGCCGAGACGCTGAACCGGGAAGGCGTGACCGACGTCAATCCGTGGGCGTTCATTGCCAGCGTCGCTGCGTTGAAGGCGAGTTCGGACCTCAAGCCCGGTGAATACTCGTTCCAGAAAAACGCATCCTTACGCGACGTCATTGCCACCATCGTCGAGGGCAAGGTGGTGCAGCATGCCGTGACGATTCCAGAAGGGCTGACCTCCGAGCAGATCGTGGCGCGCCTGTCCGACAACGACATCTTCACCGGCAGCGTGCGTGAGCTGCCGCGCGAAGGCACGCTGCTGCCCGAGACCTACAAGTTCCCGCGCGGCACCCCGCGCGATCAGGTGATCCAGCGCATGCAGCAGGCGCACAAGCGCGTGCTGACCGAGATCTGGGAGCGCCGCAATCAGGACATTCCGGTCAAGAGTCCAGAGCAATTGGTGACGCTGGCCTCGATCGTCGAGAAAGAGACCGGCAAGCCGGACGAGCGCAGCCGCGTCGCCGCGGTGTTCGTCAATCGCCTGAAGCAGAGGATCAAGCTGCAGTCCGATCCCACGATCATCTATGGCCTGGTCGGCGGCAAGGGCACGCTCGGCCGACCGATCAAGCGCAGCGAGATCACGCAGCCCTCGCCCTATAACACCTATGTCATCGAGGGTCTGCCGCCGGGCCCGATCTCAAACCCCGGCCGCGCCTCGCTCGAGGCTGCCGCCAACCCGGCCCGCACCCGCGACCTCTATTTCGTCGCCGACGGCACCGGCGGGCATTCCTTCACCGAGACCTACGACGCGCACCAGAAGAACGTCGCCAAGTTGCGCGCGATGGAAAAGCAGATCCAGAACGACACGGTCGAGCCGGCCGAGGACGCGCAGGCGCCGGCCGCCGCCGCGCCCGGTGCCGCCGATACGCCGACGGCGACGACGCCGGCGCGCCCCAACCAGCAGAAAAAGCCGCCGGCCGCTCGCCCCGCGGGTCCGCCGCCGGCTCGGCAAGGCGCGGTGCAGGCCTCGCCCCCGGTGGTGCAGCGCTAG